Proteins encoded by one window of Clostridium cagae:
- the murQ gene encoding N-acetylmuramic acid 6-phosphate etherase: MGSIIDNLETEKRNINSENIDIMSTCEIIKTINSEDKKIAYAIEKVIPEIEKLIDATYEKMLFGGRVIYIGAGTSGRLGVLDASECPPTYGVDASLVQGIIAGGYGALLKAKEGAEDSLTLAKEDLKEIKLNSHDTVIGLAASGRTPYVIGGLDYANEIGALTGAISCVNNAQISQHAKYFIEAIVGAEVITGSTRMKAGTAQKMILNMISTSLMIKKGKVYHNLMVDVQPTNKKLIERSKNIIAECTNSSVEEAEKALIDSGNQVKVAILMLLIKKDKKSCINILNENDGNISKSIRNIP; encoded by the coding sequence ATGGGTAGTATAATTGATAATCTTGAAACAGAAAAAAGAAATATAAATAGTGAAAATATAGATATTATGAGTACATGTGAAATTATTAAAACTATAAATTCTGAAGATAAAAAAATTGCGTACGCAATTGAAAAGGTTATTCCTGAAATTGAAAAATTAATTGATGCAACTTATGAAAAAATGTTATTTGGGGGGAGAGTTATATATATAGGAGCAGGTACTTCAGGGAGACTTGGAGTTTTAGATGCCAGTGAGTGTCCTCCAACTTATGGAGTTGATGCGTCTTTAGTTCAAGGAATTATTGCAGGAGGATATGGTGCTTTATTAAAAGCTAAAGAAGGTGCAGAAGATTCATTAACTCTTGCAAAAGAAGATTTAAAAGAGATTAAACTAAATTCTCATGATACTGTCATAGGATTAGCAGCAAGTGGCAGAACTCCTTATGTAATTGGTGGATTAGATTATGCAAATGAAATAGGTGCTTTAACTGGAGCTATTTCTTGTGTAAACAATGCTCAAATTAGTCAACATGCTAAATATTTTATTGAAGCTATTGTTGGTGCAGAAGTAATAACAGGTAGCACTAGGATGAAGGCCGGTACGGCTCAAAAAATGATTCTAAATATGATTTCTACATCTCTTATGATAAAAAAAGGAAAAGTGTATCATAATTTAATGGTTGATGTTCAGCCAACCAATAAAAAATTAATAGAACGTTCTAAAAATATAATTGCAGAGTGTACAAATTCGTCTGTAGAAGAAGCAGAAAAAGCATTAATTGATAGCGGAAATCAGGTTAAAGTTGCGATTCTTATGTTGCTTATAAAGAAAGATAAGAAATCTTGCATTAATATTTTAAATGAAAATGATGGAAATATTTCAAAATCAATCAGAAATATTCCTTAA
- a CDS encoding PTS transporter subunit EIIC, producing the protein MDYKKIAQDVLNAVGGKDNILSNETCMTRLRITTKDYSKVDLLVIKKIEGVLGVVESETLQIVFGPGKVTKIGSEFAELSGLSLGSADNMTVEKLAKENKSEIKSKQNHPVQIFLRKIANIFIPLLPGIIAAGLINGICNVINVSTNGALSGKWWYECIRTMGWALFAYLPIFVGMNAAKEFKGSPILGALAGALSIVNSSMPLLCKFKDIEVLLPFTDKAFNPAAGGLLAALIAGMFFAWLERQIRKFMPDILQTFFTPLLTVIIGGLITLIVLQPIGSFLTSGIYGGLDFIYTKLGLIGGYILSACFLPLVSVGLHQALTPIHAMLNDPNGATNGINYLLPILMMAGGGQVGAGFALYLKTKNKKLKQLTRDSLPVGILGIGEPLMYAVTLPLGRPFITACLGAGFGGGLASLFHLGTVSQGVSGLFGLLIVEPGSQFFYIIAMISAYIGGFILTYFFGVDEDRINKIYGK; encoded by the coding sequence ATGGATTATAAAAAAATTGCTCAAGACGTGTTAAATGCCGTAGGTGGAAAAGACAATATATTGTCAAATGAAACATGTATGACAAGGCTTCGTATTACTACTAAAGACTATTCAAAAGTAGATCTATTAGTAATAAAAAAAATTGAAGGTGTTTTGGGTGTTGTTGAATCCGAAACCTTACAAATTGTTTTTGGACCTGGTAAGGTTACAAAGATTGGTTCAGAATTTGCAGAATTAAGTGGTTTATCTTTAGGTTCAGCAGATAACATGACTGTAGAAAAATTAGCTAAAGAAAATAAATCAGAAATTAAATCTAAACAAAACCATCCAGTTCAAATTTTCCTTAGAAAAATTGCTAATATTTTCATCCCACTACTGCCTGGCATTATTGCAGCCGGTTTAATCAATGGCATCTGTAATGTTATTAATGTTTCCACAAATGGAGCTCTTAGTGGGAAATGGTGGTATGAATGTATTAGAACTATGGGTTGGGCCCTATTTGCCTATTTACCTATCTTTGTTGGTATGAATGCTGCAAAGGAATTTAAAGGTTCACCAATATTAGGTGCTTTAGCTGGTGCATTATCAATAGTAAATTCTTCTATGCCTCTTCTATGTAAGTTTAAGGATATAGAAGTTTTACTTCCTTTTACAGACAAAGCATTCAATCCTGCAGCAGGTGGTTTGTTGGCAGCTTTAATTGCAGGTATGTTTTTCGCATGGCTTGAAAGACAAATCCGTAAATTTATGCCTGATATTCTTCAAACCTTTTTTACTCCATTATTAACTGTTATTATTGGTGGTTTAATAACTCTAATAGTACTTCAACCAATAGGTTCTTTCTTAACTTCTGGTATTTATGGTGGATTAGATTTCATTTATACAAAACTCGGCTTAATTGGTGGCTATATTTTATCTGCCTGCTTCTTACCATTAGTTTCCGTTGGATTGCATCAGGCATTAACTCCCATTCACGCAATGCTTAATGATCCCAACGGTGCCACAAATGGAATTAACTACTTATTACCTATACTAATGATGGCAGGTGGTGGACAAGTTGGTGCTGGTTTTGCATTATACCTAAAAACTAAAAACAAAAAATTAAAACAATTAACAAGAGATTCATTACCCGTTGGAATATTAGGTATTGGTGAACCTTTGATGTATGCAGTCACTCTTCCATTAGGGCGACCATTTATAACAGCTTGTTTAGGGGCTGGTTTTGGTGGAGGTTTAGCTTCATTATTTCATTTAGGAACAGTATCTCAAGGTGTATCAGGTTTATTTGGATTATTAATAGTTGAACCTGGAAGTCAATTCTTCTATATTATTGCAATGATTTCAGCTTATATTGGTGGTTTTATATTAACTTACTTCTTTGGTGTAGATGAAGATAGAATAAATAAAATTTATGGAAAATAA
- a CDS encoding MupG family TIM beta-alpha barrel fold protein: MNDYGISLYLGTGYEYNRYIIKKAYKYNAKYAFTSLNIPEEKSADYKNEIKSLLKLCKQNCLNLIIDVEPKILEKLSFKTLEELKLAGITHLRLDYGFSNEDIINLSKEFNIVFNASTLLEKDLLELIKCGADFTKFYACHNFYPKELTGLSLKKVAKLNRKYKDLGLKTIAFVAGDKILRGPIYSGLPTVEEHRQGDMLLNVLQLIKDAYTDICIVGDVDIKDESFKSLMELSNGYISLHADIIDNYSFVKDIIHHDRPDSSEYVIRSQESRIYTSQGKRFNVEPTKERKKGSISISNCNYLRYSGELEIARKDLPIENRINIIGTVKNKDIEYLNYITDGMGFKFI, from the coding sequence ATGAATGACTACGGAATATCTTTATATCTTGGAACAGGATATGAATATAATAGATATATCATAAAAAAAGCATACAAATACAATGCTAAATATGCGTTTACTTCCCTTAATATACCTGAAGAAAAATCAGCTGATTATAAAAATGAAATTAAATCATTATTAAAGTTATGTAAACAAAATTGTCTTAATCTTATAATAGATGTTGAGCCAAAGATTCTTGAAAAACTGAGTTTTAAAACCTTAGAAGAATTAAAACTGGCAGGTATAACTCATTTACGCTTAGATTATGGTTTTTCAAATGAAGATATAATTAATTTATCAAAAGAGTTTAATATAGTTTTTAATGCATCTACTTTATTAGAAAAGGATCTATTAGAACTTATAAAATGTGGTGCAGATTTCACAAAATTTTATGCATGTCATAATTTTTATCCTAAAGAATTAACAGGTCTTTCTTTAAAGAAAGTAGCAAAGCTGAACAGAAAATATAAAGATTTAGGATTAAAAACCATAGCTTTTGTAGCAGGTGATAAGATATTAAGAGGCCCAATTTATAGTGGATTACCCACAGTTGAAGAGCATCGACAAGGTGATATGTTATTAAATGTATTACAGCTAATAAAGGATGCTTATACAGACATTTGTATAGTAGGGGATGTTGATATTAAGGATGAAAGTTTTAAATCCCTTATGGAATTGTCTAATGGATATATAAGTTTACATGCAGATATTATTGATAATTATTCCTTTGTTAAAGATATAATCCACCATGACAGGCCTGATTCTTCTGAGTACGTTATTCGTTCACAAGAATCAAGAATTTATACTTCACAAGGAAAAAGATTTAATGTAGAACCAACTAAAGAACGTAAAAAAGGAAGTATATCAATAAGCAACTGTAATTATTTACGATATTCAGGTGAACTTGAAATTGCAAGAAAGGACTTACCTATTGAAAATAGAATAAATATTATTGGTACTGTAAAAAACAAAGATATTGAATATCTAAATTATATAACAGATGGCATGGGATTTAAATTTATTTAG
- a CDS encoding FlxA-like family protein, with amino-acid sequence MQINSNTSTNSYTQSSSVNNSSQISSLQSSKQELEIERNELLQNNEIDDETKQSQIQSIESQIQLIESQIQAAKSQKSESSAESQNSNTKANESYDNGDEVRNGVVISSSLKEKLQDGNYKEINNEEKLLEMQKKDREHNKVYTYNEVHTYTKDNIEESKKHMNEYIDENKQSKNEEQEISEQ; translated from the coding sequence ATGCAAATAAATTCTAATACATCAACAAATAGTTATACTCAAAGTAGTAGTGTGAATAATAGTAGTCAAATATCAAGTCTTCAAAGCAGTAAGCAAGAATTAGAGATTGAAAGAAATGAATTATTACAAAATAATGAAATAGATGATGAGACTAAGCAATCACAGATACAATCGATAGAGTCTCAAATACAATTAATAGAATCTCAAATTCAAGCTGCTAAATCACAAAAATCTGAAAGTTCAGCAGAGTCACAAAATTCAAATACCAAAGCAAATGAATCATATGATAATGGTGATGAAGTAAGAAATGGTGTGGTAATATCATCTAGTTTAAAAGAAAAATTGCAAGATGGAAATTATAAAGAAATAAATAATGAAGAAAAATTATTAGAAATGCAAAAAAAAGATAGAGAACATAATAAAGTATATACTTACAATGAAGTACATACTTATACAAAAGATAATATAGAAGAAAGTAAAAAGCATATGAATGAATATATAGATGAAAATAAACAATCTAAAAATGAAGAACAAGAGATTTCGGAGCAATAA